One Azospirillum brasilense DNA segment encodes these proteins:
- a CDS encoding efflux RND transporter periplasmic adaptor subunit yields the protein MSLSPSKLALLLAVGAATAGVAGVVATQGHADAPAAATAAPPPPEVDVAPVVARKITDWQSYSGRLEAVDRVEVRPQVSGAITAVHFRNGALVKKGDPLFTIDPRPHVAEVARAEAQVAAAQAAVRFTTADLDRAQRLVQNNTVSRQTLDEKENAAREAGANLKAAQAALDLARIDLEHTQVTAPISGRVSRAEVTVGNVVASGASAAPLTTLVSVSPIYASFDVDEQTYLRHIASVKDAADVPVQLGLANESGYSRGGTVEHVDNRLDSVSGTIRVRAKFDNPDGMLVPGLYARVKVGGSTPHDALMVEDRAINTDQDKKFVLVVGVDDTVQYREIIPGAAQNGLRVVKSGLAAGERIVVNGVQHARPGVRISPKTVAMGKPADTIETASNNP from the coding sequence ATGTCGTTGTCTCCTTCAAAGCTTGCCCTCCTTCTCGCCGTCGGCGCCGCGACCGCCGGTGTCGCCGGTGTCGTCGCCACCCAGGGCCACGCCGACGCCCCCGCCGCGGCGACCGCCGCCCCGCCGCCGCCCGAGGTGGACGTGGCGCCGGTCGTCGCCCGCAAGATCACCGACTGGCAGTCCTACTCGGGCCGCCTGGAGGCGGTCGACCGGGTGGAGGTGCGCCCGCAGGTGTCCGGCGCCATCACCGCCGTGCATTTCCGCAACGGCGCCCTGGTGAAGAAGGGCGATCCCCTCTTCACCATCGACCCGCGCCCCCACGTCGCCGAGGTCGCCCGGGCCGAGGCCCAGGTCGCCGCTGCGCAGGCCGCGGTGCGCTTCACCACCGCCGACCTCGACCGCGCCCAGCGGCTGGTCCAGAACAACACCGTCTCGCGCCAGACGCTCGACGAGAAGGAGAACGCCGCCCGCGAGGCCGGCGCCAACCTGAAGGCGGCGCAGGCGGCCCTCGACCTCGCCCGCATCGACCTGGAACACACCCAGGTCACCGCACCCATTTCCGGCCGCGTCTCGCGCGCCGAGGTGACGGTGGGCAACGTCGTGGCGTCCGGCGCCTCCGCCGCCCCGCTGACGACCCTGGTCTCGGTCTCGCCGATCTACGCCTCCTTCGACGTCGACGAGCAGACCTACCTGCGCCACATCGCCAGCGTGAAGGACGCCGCCGACGTGCCGGTCCAGCTCGGCCTCGCCAACGAGAGCGGCTATTCGCGCGGCGGCACGGTGGAGCATGTGGACAACCGGCTCGATTCCGTGTCGGGTACCATCCGCGTGCGCGCCAAGTTCGACAATCCGGACGGGATGCTGGTCCCCGGCCTCTACGCCCGCGTCAAGGTCGGCGGCAGCACCCCGCACGACGCGCTGATGGTCGAGGACCGCGCCATCAACACCGACCAGGACAAGAAATTCGTCCTGGTGGTCGGCGTCGACGACACCGTGCAGTACCGCGAGATCATCCCTGGCGCCGCGCAGAACGGCTTGCGGGTGGTCAAGAGCGGCCTCGCCGCCGGGGAGCGCATCGTCGTCAACGGCGTCCAGCACGCCCGCCCCGGTGTCCGCATCAGCCCGAAGACCGTGGCGATGGGCAAGCCGGCCGACACCATCGAAACCGCGTCCAACAACCCGTGA
- a CDS encoding alpha/beta hydrolase: protein MGRSSDQSNTRNAGTEPCRLSVDDRTIAGHAQDIRLRLYRPLIGLTVPALLYLHGGGFTSGSLEEAETAAAAIAESVPALVVSVGYSLAPAHCFPTAAHDAHQAALWTLAEARDLNIAKGGLGVAGHDAGGHVAASLTFLARDQGEVDIRAQALLGPMLDPSLTRAGDAQAMQCDVPATAYARCYRAYLPDAAQRLHPYAAPLDSRRLAGLPPTLIVTAQKDVLRIEAEQYAANLIGAGVPTEVTRFPAISHAALPGHRPALLAVADFFRRRLSPADGRGAFV from the coding sequence ATGGGCCGCTCGTCGGATCAGTCGAACACACGCAATGCCGGGACAGAGCCATGCCGGCTCTCGGTCGATGACCGGACCATCGCCGGCCACGCCCAGGACATCCGGCTGCGCCTCTACCGGCCGTTGATCGGGCTGACCGTTCCGGCCCTGCTGTACCTGCACGGCGGCGGCTTCACCTCCGGTTCGCTGGAGGAGGCGGAGACCGCCGCCGCCGCTATCGCCGAGAGCGTGCCGGCACTGGTCGTCTCGGTCGGCTATTCGCTGGCCCCGGCCCACTGCTTCCCCACCGCCGCCCACGACGCCCACCAAGCGGCGCTGTGGACCCTGGCCGAAGCCCGCGACCTGAACATCGCCAAGGGCGGGCTGGGTGTCGCCGGGCACGACGCCGGCGGCCATGTCGCCGCCTCGCTGACCTTCCTCGCCCGCGACCAGGGCGAGGTGGACATCCGCGCGCAGGCCCTGCTCGGCCCCATGCTGGACCCCAGCCTGACCCGCGCCGGCGACGCCCAGGCGATGCAGTGCGACGTTCCGGCAACCGCCTACGCCCGCTGCTACCGCGCCTATCTGCCCGACGCGGCGCAGCGCCTGCACCCCTACGCCGCCCCACTCGATTCCCGCCGGCTGGCCGGGTTGCCGCCGACGCTGATCGTCACCGCGCAGAAGGACGTCCTGCGCATCGAGGCGGAGCAGTACGCCGCCAACCTGATCGGTGCCGGCGTGCCCACCGAGGTCACCCGCTTCCCCGCCATATCGCACGCCGCGCTGCCGGGCCACCGCCCGGCGCTGCTGGCTGTCGCCGACTTCTTCCGCCGCCGCCTGTCCCCCGCGGACGGCCGCGGCGCCTTCGTTTGA
- a CDS encoding LysR family transcriptional regulator: MDKLHAMRVFVRVVEVNSFTKAADTLGLPRASVTTTIQNLEAALGVRLLQRTTRKLSLTLDGAAYLEGATRILSDLEEIETSFTSARKTPRGRLRVDMPGSVGRLIIIPTIHEFHARYPDIEIMIGMSDRPIDLIQEGVDCVLRVGDLVDSSLIARRVGAFRPVTVASPAYLARHGTPRTIEELEGHSAVNYFTRTGKMHEMSFERDGVIHEVKLNGPVSVNDADAYVTCALEGLGIGQTARFMALPHLRSGALVEILKEWRPALMPISALYPHNRHLSPKVRAFVDWVAELFEGCPLMQGEEIDGYECPDREKPKPAPATTEPEGARLCVV; encoded by the coding sequence ATGGACAAACTGCACGCGATGCGCGTCTTCGTCCGCGTCGTCGAGGTCAACAGCTTCACCAAGGCCGCCGACACGCTGGGCCTGCCGCGCGCCTCGGTGACGACGACCATACAGAATCTGGAGGCGGCGCTCGGCGTGCGCCTGCTCCAGCGGACGACCCGCAAGCTGAGCCTGACGCTCGACGGCGCCGCCTATCTGGAGGGCGCCACCCGCATCCTCTCCGACCTGGAGGAGATAGAGACCTCCTTCACCAGCGCCCGCAAGACGCCGCGCGGACGGCTGCGGGTGGACATGCCGGGCTCGGTCGGGCGGCTCATCATCATCCCGACCATCCACGAGTTCCACGCCCGCTACCCCGACATCGAGATCATGATCGGGATGAGCGACCGCCCCATCGACCTGATTCAGGAAGGGGTGGATTGCGTGCTGCGCGTCGGCGATCTGGTGGATTCCAGCCTGATCGCCCGCCGGGTCGGCGCCTTCCGCCCGGTGACCGTCGCCAGCCCGGCCTATCTCGCCCGCCACGGCACGCCCCGGACCATCGAGGAGTTGGAGGGCCACAGCGCCGTCAACTACTTCACGCGCACCGGCAAGATGCACGAGATGAGCTTCGAGCGCGACGGCGTCATCCACGAGGTGAAGCTGAACGGCCCCGTCTCGGTCAACGACGCCGACGCCTACGTCACCTGCGCGCTGGAGGGGCTGGGCATCGGGCAGACCGCCCGCTTCATGGCGCTGCCCCACCTGCGCAGCGGCGCCCTGGTGGAGATCCTCAAGGAGTGGCGCCCGGCGTTGATGCCAATCTCCGCGCTCTACCCGCACAACCGCCACCTGTCGCCCAAGGTCCGCGCCTTCGTCGACTGGGTCGCCGAACTGTTCGAGGGCTGCCCGCTGATGCAGGGCGAGGAGATCGACGGTTACGAGTGTCCGGACCGGGAGAAGCCAAAGCCGGCTCCCGCCACCACGGAACCGGAGGGCGCCCGTCTCTGTGTGGTGTGA
- a CDS encoding MFS transporter yields the protein MLSSPVAAALARRNVHYGWAVVGVTFLTMLVSAGAVGAPGVLLLPLQREFGWSTADISVALAIRLLLFGLMGPFAAALINRYGVKRMVLSSLTLVSGGLLLSLAMREVWQLILLWGFVVGFGTGLTAMVLGATVATRWFSRRRGLVVGLLTASSATGQLVFMPLLSMLTEQMGWRVALALLCGLLWVAALAVLALMRDRPSDLGLAAYGEEGGAAAPPPAGSVVAAALGALRDASRTRVFWVLFATFFICGASTNGLIQTHLIPLCVDFGVPEVRAASLLALMGIFDFVGTVASGWLSDRYDNRWLLFWYYGLRGLSLLFLPYSDFTLYGLSLFAVFYGLDWIATVPPTVRLTAERFGRERANLVFGWVFAGHQIGAACAAFGAGYARSTLDSYLPAFFIAGLLCLGAALLVPTLGRAPAAKPAPAT from the coding sequence ATGCTCTCCTCTCCCGTCGCCGCCGCGCTGGCGCGGCGCAACGTCCATTACGGCTGGGCCGTCGTCGGCGTCACCTTCCTGACCATGCTGGTGTCCGCCGGTGCGGTCGGCGCCCCCGGCGTCCTGCTGCTGCCCCTGCAGCGTGAGTTCGGCTGGTCCACCGCCGACATCTCGGTGGCGCTGGCCATCCGCCTGCTGCTGTTTGGCCTGATGGGGCCGTTCGCCGCCGCGCTCATCAACCGTTACGGCGTCAAGCGGATGGTGCTGTCCTCCTTGACGCTGGTCAGCGGCGGGTTGCTGCTGTCGCTCGCCATGCGCGAGGTCTGGCAGCTGATCCTGCTGTGGGGCTTCGTCGTCGGCTTCGGCACCGGCCTGACCGCCATGGTTCTAGGCGCCACCGTGGCGACGCGCTGGTTCAGCCGACGGCGCGGGCTGGTTGTCGGGCTGCTGACCGCCAGTTCGGCCACCGGGCAACTCGTCTTCATGCCGCTGCTGTCGATGCTGACCGAGCAGATGGGCTGGCGCGTGGCGCTGGCGCTGCTGTGCGGGCTGCTGTGGGTGGCGGCGCTGGCCGTGCTCGCCCTGATGCGCGACCGTCCGTCCGACCTCGGGCTGGCCGCTTATGGCGAGGAGGGAGGGGCCGCCGCCCCGCCGCCCGCCGGATCGGTGGTGGCCGCCGCGCTGGGCGCCCTGCGCGATGCGTCGAGGACACGGGTCTTCTGGGTGCTGTTCGCCACCTTCTTCATCTGCGGGGCGAGCACCAACGGGCTGATCCAGACCCATCTGATCCCGCTCTGCGTCGATTTCGGCGTGCCGGAGGTGCGGGCTGCCAGCCTGTTGGCGCTGATGGGAATCTTCGATTTCGTCGGCACGGTCGCCTCGGGCTGGCTGTCCGACCGCTACGACAACCGCTGGCTCCTGTTCTGGTATTACGGCCTGCGCGGGCTGTCGCTGCTGTTCCTGCCCTATTCCGACTTCACGCTCTACGGCCTGTCGCTGTTCGCGGTGTTCTACGGGCTGGACTGGATCGCCACCGTGCCGCCGACCGTCCGACTGACCGCCGAGCGGTTCGGGCGGGAGCGCGCCAACCTCGTCTTCGGCTGGGTCTTCGCCGGGCACCAGATCGGTGCAGCCTGCGCCGCCTTCGGGGCCGGCTACGCCCGCAGCACGCTGGACAGCTACCTGCCGGCCTTCTTCATCGCCGGGCTGCTCTGCCTGGGGGCCGCGCTGCTGGTCCCGACGCTGGGCCGCGCCCCGGCCGCCAAGCCGGCGCCGGCCACCTGA
- a CDS encoding acetyl-CoA C-acyltransferase → MDATNPAVDPVVIVSAARTPLGRFQGELSALPAHALGAHAVRAALSRAGLAPERVDEVLLGCVLPAGQGQAPARQAARGAGLPDATGATTVNKVCGSGMKATMLAHDLIRAGSADFVVAGGMESMSNAPYLLAKARGGYRIGHDRILDHLMLDGLEDAYEGGRPMGDFGEATADLYGFTRAEQDAYAVETLTRARAAIASGAFAAEIAPVTLAVKGGERTVADDENPLKVAPEKISGLKPAFRRDGTITAASSSANADGAAALLLTRRSLAEREGLPVLATILGHATHSQDPAWFTTAPIPAIHKLLDRVGWGVGDVDLFEINEAFAVVAMAARRDLGIPRDALNVNGGACALGHPIGATGARLIVTLLHALAARGLRRGVASLCIGGGEATAIAVERPA, encoded by the coding sequence ATGGACGCCACCAATCCCGCCGTCGACCCCGTCGTCATCGTGTCGGCCGCGCGCACGCCGCTCGGCCGTTTCCAGGGGGAGCTGTCGGCTCTGCCCGCCCACGCGCTGGGCGCCCATGCCGTCCGCGCCGCCCTAAGCCGCGCCGGGCTGGCGCCGGAGCGCGTGGACGAGGTCCTGCTCGGCTGCGTGCTGCCCGCCGGCCAGGGGCAGGCACCGGCCCGGCAGGCGGCGCGCGGCGCCGGTCTGCCCGACGCCACCGGCGCCACCACCGTCAACAAGGTCTGCGGCTCCGGCATGAAGGCGACGATGCTCGCCCACGACCTGATCCGCGCCGGCTCCGCCGATTTCGTGGTGGCCGGCGGCATGGAGTCGATGTCCAACGCGCCCTATCTGCTGGCCAAGGCGCGCGGCGGCTACCGCATCGGGCACGACCGCATCCTCGACCACCTGATGCTCGACGGGCTGGAGGACGCCTATGAGGGCGGGCGCCCGATGGGCGATTTCGGCGAGGCGACCGCCGACCTCTACGGTTTCACCCGCGCCGAGCAGGACGCCTACGCCGTCGAGACGCTGACCCGCGCCCGCGCCGCCATCGCGAGCGGCGCCTTCGCGGCCGAGATCGCGCCCGTCACCCTGGCGGTGAAAGGCGGAGAGCGCACCGTTGCCGACGACGAAAACCCGCTGAAGGTCGCGCCGGAGAAAATCTCCGGCCTGAAGCCGGCCTTCCGCCGCGACGGCACGATCACCGCGGCCAGCTCCTCGGCCAACGCCGACGGGGCGGCGGCGCTGCTGCTCACCCGCCGCTCGCTGGCCGAGCGCGAGGGGCTGCCTGTGCTGGCGACCATCCTCGGCCACGCCACCCACAGCCAGGACCCGGCCTGGTTCACCACGGCGCCAATCCCGGCGATCCACAAGCTGCTCGACCGCGTCGGTTGGGGGGTGGGCGACGTCGACCTGTTCGAGATCAACGAGGCCTTCGCCGTCGTCGCCATGGCGGCGCGGCGCGATCTGGGCATTCCCCGCGACGCGCTGAACGTCAACGGCGGGGCCTGCGCGCTCGGCCATCCCATCGGCGCCACCGGCGCGCGGCTGATCGTGACTCTGCTGCACGCGCTGGCCGCGCGGGGGCTGCGCCGCGGTGTCGCCTCCCTTTGCATCGGCGGCGGCGAGGCCACGGCCATCGCGGTCGAACGGCCCGCCTGA
- a CDS encoding SDR family oxidoreductase: MTDMSGGVALVTGGTSGIGRATALAFAKAGATAIVTGRREAEGLETVDLVRQAGGRAVFVQADVADAEEVAALFARIERDHGRLDYAFNNAGIHFGRSVADTTEADFDRMVAVNIKGVWLCLKHELPIMLRQGKGAIVSTGSVLGQIGLAGNSVYSASKAAVEGMTRSVAIEVAKSGVRVNAVCPAIIQTPMSAGSFGGEEAVNAALGPLHPVGRVGQPREVADTVVWLCSDAASFITGQSINVDGGLTVQ, translated from the coding sequence ATGACGGATATGAGCGGCGGCGTGGCCCTGGTCACCGGCGGCACCTCGGGCATCGGGCGGGCGACCGCGCTGGCCTTCGCCAAGGCGGGCGCCACGGCCATCGTCACCGGACGGCGCGAGGCGGAGGGGCTGGAGACGGTGGACCTCGTCCGGCAGGCCGGCGGGCGCGCCGTCTTCGTCCAGGCCGACGTCGCCGACGCCGAGGAGGTCGCCGCCCTGTTCGCCCGGATCGAGCGGGACCACGGCCGGCTCGACTACGCCTTCAACAACGCCGGCATCCATTTCGGCCGCTCGGTGGCCGACACGACGGAGGCCGACTTCGACCGCATGGTCGCCGTCAACATCAAGGGCGTCTGGCTGTGCCTGAAGCACGAGCTGCCGATCATGCTGCGGCAGGGCAAGGGCGCCATCGTGTCCACCGGCTCGGTGCTGGGCCAGATCGGGCTGGCCGGCAACAGCGTCTATTCCGCGAGCAAGGCGGCGGTCGAGGGCATGACCCGCAGCGTCGCCATCGAGGTCGCCAAGTCCGGCGTGCGCGTCAACGCCGTCTGCCCGGCGATCATCCAGACGCCGATGAGCGCCGGGTCCTTCGGCGGGGAAGAGGCGGTCAACGCGGCGCTCGGCCCGCTGCACCCGGTCGGGCGCGTCGGCCAGCCGCGCGAGGTCGCCGACACCGTGGTCTGGCTGTGCTCCGACGCCGCGTCCTTCATCACCGGCCAGTCGATCAACGTCGACGGCGGGCTGACGGTGCAGTGA
- a CDS encoding TetR/AcrR family transcriptional regulator, whose protein sequence is MKVSKEKAAENRAAIVRAAGRLFRERGFDKVGVAEITKAAGLTHGGFYGHFASKDALAAEACEAAFAESLDRLPADEESPEGALNAFLTRYLSERHRDRPDAGCPMAAFAGEVARQDPAVQERFGAGVERFFEAVEERLPGRGGAGDAGRRDRAIAIVSALIGGMALARATAQADPDLSVEILAALRGQLGIMGDGRD, encoded by the coding sequence GTGAAGGTTTCCAAGGAAAAGGCGGCGGAGAACCGGGCCGCCATCGTCAGGGCGGCGGGGCGCCTGTTCCGCGAGCGCGGATTCGACAAGGTCGGGGTGGCGGAGATCACCAAGGCCGCCGGGCTGACCCATGGCGGTTTCTACGGCCATTTCGCCTCGAAGGACGCGCTGGCCGCCGAGGCGTGCGAGGCCGCCTTCGCGGAGAGCCTCGACCGGCTGCCCGCCGACGAAGAGTCGCCGGAGGGCGCGCTCAACGCCTTCCTGACGCGCTATCTGAGCGAACGGCACCGCGACCGGCCGGACGCCGGCTGCCCGATGGCCGCCTTCGCCGGGGAGGTGGCGCGGCAGGACCCCGCTGTGCAGGAGCGCTTCGGGGCCGGAGTCGAGCGCTTCTTCGAGGCGGTGGAAGAGCGCTTGCCGGGGCGGGGCGGGGCGGGTGATGCCGGCCGCCGAGATCGCGCCATCGCCATCGTGTCGGCCCTGATCGGCGGCATGGCGCTGGCCCGCGCCACCGCGCAGGCCGATCCCGACCTGTCGGTGGAGATCCTGGCGGCGTTGCGCGGTCAGCTCGGGATCATGGGAGACGGCAGGGATTGA
- a CDS encoding LysR family transcriptional regulator: MNGIPNIRHLRAFREVARRGSISQAAEHVHLSQPAITQAIAKLEEEVGTPLFERRPDGMAVSAMGVLFLDRVERALDRLRTGTREAVRIGGRKGGLRGVADFDQLLTAAQIRALAAVADAGNFSLAARTVGISQPTLHRAARDLERLAGMPLFTRTAAGIALTPAAKALVQHVKLAITELEQGFAEVGEGLGGDTARIVVGSMPLSRPFILPTAVNALVRERPDVQFDVLDGPYDDLLHGLRHGEIDVLIGALRDPLPIDDVVQEPLFEDPLVVVARAFHPLSRRPKLTLEELAGCQWVVPRRGTPTRDRFEALFADGPPRGLVETSSQILVRGLLLGSDRLTLISAHQIRHEHELGLLVILPVELANTERTIGLTVRRGWRPTATQAHFLDLLRKAGKQAVSPVPRP, translated from the coding sequence ATGAACGGCATTCCCAACATCCGGCATTTGCGGGCCTTCCGCGAGGTGGCGCGGCGCGGCAGCATCAGTCAGGCGGCGGAGCATGTGCATCTGTCCCAGCCCGCCATCACCCAGGCCATCGCCAAGCTGGAGGAGGAGGTCGGCACCCCCCTGTTCGAGCGGCGGCCGGACGGCATGGCGGTGTCCGCCATGGGCGTGCTTTTCCTCGACCGCGTGGAGCGTGCCTTGGACCGCCTGCGCACCGGCACGCGCGAGGCCGTCCGCATCGGCGGGCGCAAGGGCGGCCTGCGCGGTGTGGCGGATTTCGACCAGCTTCTGACCGCGGCGCAGATCCGGGCGCTGGCCGCGGTCGCCGACGCCGGAAATTTCAGCCTCGCGGCACGCACCGTCGGCATCTCGCAACCCACCCTGCACCGCGCCGCCCGTGACCTGGAGCGGCTGGCCGGCATGCCGCTGTTCACGCGGACCGCCGCCGGCATCGCGTTGACCCCCGCCGCCAAGGCGCTGGTCCAGCATGTGAAACTGGCGATCACGGAGCTGGAGCAGGGCTTCGCGGAGGTCGGCGAAGGGCTGGGCGGCGACACCGCCCGCATCGTCGTCGGCAGCATGCCGTTGTCACGCCCCTTCATCCTGCCGACCGCCGTCAACGCGCTGGTGCGCGAGCGTCCGGACGTCCAGTTCGACGTTCTCGATGGCCCCTACGACGACTTGTTGCACGGGCTGCGCCACGGCGAGATCGATGTACTGATCGGCGCGCTGCGCGATCCGCTGCCCATCGACGACGTCGTGCAGGAACCCCTGTTCGAAGACCCGCTGGTCGTGGTCGCGCGCGCCTTCCACCCGCTGTCCCGCCGTCCGAAGCTGACGCTGGAGGAGCTGGCGGGGTGCCAATGGGTGGTCCCACGCCGCGGCACGCCGACGCGCGACCGGTTCGAGGCGCTGTTCGCCGACGGGCCGCCGCGCGGGCTGGTCGAGACCAGCTCGCAGATCCTGGTGCGCGGCCTTCTGCTGGGCAGCGACCGGCTGACGCTGATCTCGGCGCACCAGATCCGGCATGAGCATGAGCTGGGCCTGCTGGTCATCCTGCCGGTGGAGCTGGCCAACACCGAGCGCACCATCGGCCTCACCGTGCGCCGGGGATGGCGCCCGACCGCGACGCAGGCGCATTTCCTCGACCTGCTCCGCAAGGCCGGGAAGCAGGCCGTCTCGCCGGTCCCCCGCCCGTGA
- a CDS encoding NAD(P)-dependent oxidoreductase, whose amino-acid sequence MTVQDRRTDKVAFIGFGEAASAFRSGWRSAGLADTVAAFDVKTGSADGVVRARKWADYVTAGVTGAERVEDALAGAALVFSLVTADQAQAAARNAATHLAPGALFFDGNSCAPGTKRESAQAVEAAGGRYVDLAVMAPVHPKLHKTPLLVAGPHAAEALAALSALEMSAREAAGPVGTASSIKMIRSVMMKGLEALFLECVLAGRKAGVDEMVLESLDVTYPGFGFKERAAYMQERVMTHGVRRAAEMREVARTVDELGLAGGMARAAVDWQQRVGDLKLDAHAIGESDYRALADAILARLDPVER is encoded by the coding sequence ATGACGGTGCAGGATCGGCGGACGGACAAGGTGGCCTTCATCGGTTTCGGGGAGGCGGCGTCGGCCTTCCGGTCCGGCTGGCGGAGCGCCGGGCTGGCGGACACGGTCGCCGCCTTTGACGTCAAGACCGGGTCCGCCGACGGGGTGGTGCGCGCCCGCAAATGGGCCGACTACGTGACGGCCGGAGTGACCGGCGCCGAGCGGGTCGAGGATGCCCTGGCCGGGGCCGCGCTGGTTTTCTCGCTGGTCACTGCCGATCAGGCACAGGCCGCCGCCCGCAACGCCGCCACCCATCTCGCGCCCGGCGCCCTGTTCTTCGACGGCAATTCCTGCGCGCCCGGCACCAAGCGGGAATCGGCGCAGGCGGTCGAGGCTGCCGGCGGGCGCTACGTCGATCTGGCGGTGATGGCGCCGGTCCATCCGAAGCTTCATAAAACGCCGCTGCTGGTCGCCGGTCCGCACGCCGCCGAGGCTCTGGCCGCCCTGTCGGCCCTGGAGATGAGCGCCAGGGAGGCGGCGGGACCGGTCGGCACCGCCTCCTCCATCAAGATGATCCGCAGCGTCATGATGAAGGGGTTGGAGGCGCTGTTCCTCGAATGCGTGCTGGCCGGGCGCAAGGCCGGGGTGGACGAGATGGTGCTGGAGTCCCTGGACGTCACCTACCCCGGTTTCGGCTTCAAGGAGCGCGCCGCCTATATGCAGGAGCGCGTCATGACCCACGGCGTCCGCCGCGCCGCCGAGATGCGCGAGGTCGCGCGCACCGTCGATGAACTGGGTTTGGCCGGTGGCATGGCCCGCGCCGCCGTCGACTGGCAGCAGCGCGTCGGCGACCTCAAACTGGACGCCCACGCCATCGGCGAGAGCGATTACCGGGCGTTGGCCGACGCCATTCTGGCGCGGCTCGATCCGGTCGAGCGGTGA
- a CDS encoding helix-turn-helix domain-containing protein produces the protein MEQAAKGTAQTRSGAVPLFALYGEEARLTDAEFIHIEDIESRSRLYDWGIGSHTHRGLFQLVAVLDGGARVQIDDRMAEVAAPCVIVVPPAVVHSFQFRPGSHGYVLTVAEVMLFDGASAQSRPLFEALFLRPCLIDFTDAPAAAERVSTLLNQLMTEFRWPQLGRSAMCEWLLRGVLLLLERQRAAAAGADPAERVRTELFARFRALVEDHFTEHWTIPRYADALGITESRLNRLCRHLAGRSAFEVVQDRLLLEAKRRLVYIAAPVAMIAYELGFQDPGYFNRVFKRLTGKTPAAFRRAARAE, from the coding sequence ATGGAGCAGGCAGCGAAGGGGACGGCGCAGACACGGTCCGGCGCGGTGCCGCTGTTCGCCCTCTACGGCGAGGAGGCCCGTCTCACCGACGCCGAATTCATCCACATCGAGGACATCGAAAGCCGCAGCCGCCTCTATGACTGGGGCATCGGCTCCCACACCCACCGCGGGCTGTTCCAGCTGGTGGCGGTGCTCGACGGCGGGGCGCGCGTGCAGATCGACGACCGGATGGCGGAGGTCGCAGCCCCCTGCGTGATCGTCGTTCCCCCGGCGGTGGTGCATTCCTTCCAGTTCCGGCCGGGCAGCCACGGCTATGTGCTGACGGTGGCCGAGGTGATGCTGTTCGACGGGGCCAGCGCGCAGAGCCGGCCGCTGTTCGAGGCGCTGTTCCTGCGCCCGTGCCTGATCGATTTCACCGACGCCCCGGCGGCGGCGGAGCGCGTCTCCACGCTGCTCAATCAACTGATGACGGAGTTCCGCTGGCCGCAGCTCGGCCGGTCGGCGATGTGCGAGTGGCTGCTGCGCGGCGTCCTGCTGCTGCTGGAACGCCAGCGAGCGGCGGCGGCCGGCGCCGACCCGGCGGAGCGCGTGCGCACCGAGCTGTTCGCCCGCTTCCGCGCGCTGGTCGAGGACCATTTCACCGAACATTGGACGATCCCGCGCTACGCGGACGCGCTGGGGATCACGGAATCGCGGCTGAACCGCCTGTGCCGGCATCTCGCCGGCCGCTCCGCCTTCGAGGTGGTGCAGGACCGCCTGCTGCTCGAAGCGAAGCGCCGTCTGGTCTACATCGCCGCACCGGTGGCGATGATCGCCTATGAGCTGGGCTTCCAGGACCCCGGCTACTTCAACCGGGTCTTCAAGAGGCTGACCGGGAAGACGCCGGCCGCCTTCCGGCGCGCGGCGCGGGCCGAATAA